One genomic region from Drosophila subpulchrella strain 33 F10 #4 breed RU33 chromosome 2R, RU_Dsub_v1.1 Primary Assembly, whole genome shotgun sequence encodes:
- the LOC119550322 gene encoding uncharacterized protein LOC119550322 produces the protein MFRVQKVLLAEYEEIYEPVLVENPFTLVDIRGMGLRQYQIGLTCNRLLFGCDNFSKYGDVPSFLARGLDPEIESFELVSMLPLQLIRFHFFRKATRCLMMLNIVQPLGRPLAILEHPMIFEFGGHIFKQHFWHTWRERVASIRVMQPIYGQITGASPFSSTDVQLDEELTVAQVHPVPRTPSLYSACHAGTGDFG, from the coding sequence ATGTTTCGAGTGCAGAAAGTTTTGCTGGCCGAATACGAGGAGATTTACGAACCGGTGCTGGTGGAGAATCCCTTCACCCTGGTGGATATCCGTGGGATGGGCCTACGCCAATACCAGATAGGCCTCACCTGCAATCGACTGCTCTTCGGCTGCGACAATTTCTCGAAGTACGGGGATGTGCCCAGTTTCCTGGCCAGAGGATTGGATCCGGAGATCGAGAGCTTCGAGCTGGTTAGCATGCTGCCCCTGCAGTTGATTCGGTTCCATTTCTTCAGAAAGGCCACCCGTTGCCTCATGATGTTGAACATTGTCCAGCCGTTGGGCAGGCCACTGGCTATTCTGGAACACCCCATGATCTTCGAGTTCGGGGGCCACATCTTTAAGCAACACTTCTGGCACACCTGGCGGGAAAGGGTGGCCAGCATACGGGTGATGCAGCCCATCTATGGCCAGATCACCGGCGCCTCTCCCTTCTCCAGCACAGATGTCCAGCTGGACGAGGAGCTCACGGTGGCCCAGGTGCATCCTGTGCCTCGAACCCCCTCCCTCTACAGTGCCTGTCATGCGGGGACCGGTGATTTCGGCTAG
- the LOC119550323 gene encoding cell death-inducing p53-target protein 1 — translation MNSQLTCERPATPPPSYSEAMGWVPPGSELGSTTVLTTRDSPGPNSVLTICPKCLDEIETTTTTRRGSIAYVASFVVMFTTCGLGCWLLPWIINGFNEVHHSCPNCKASLGIVRL, via the coding sequence ATGAATTCGCAATTAACCTGTGAGAggcctgccacgcccccgcccTCGTATTCGGAGGCGATGGGCTGGGTTCCACCTGGATCGGAATTGGGAAGTACCACGGTTCTTACCACGCGGGATTCCCCAGGTCCCAACTCGGTACTCACGATCTGTCCCAAATGCCTCGACGAGATTGAGACTACCACAACAACCCGTCGCGGAAGTATTGCCTACGTGGCCTCCTTCGTAGTTATGTTTACCACCTGTGGACTGGGATGCTGGCTGCTTCCATGGATCATTAATGGCTTTAATGAAGTCCATCACTCCTGTCCGAACTGCAAAGCGTCCCTGGGAATCGTTCGTCTATGA